Genomic segment of Lacinutrix sp. Hel_I_90:
AAACTACTAATCATCAATACGTGACTGTTGGTTTAATCAAAATATGTAATTTTGATTTCGATTTCTTTTAGACCGACCACTAAAGAACCATTTCAAGACTGGAATTCTAGATAAAAAGGGCACACCAGTTCCCGAGTTTTCTCTTGTGAGTTCATCTAAACCGCCAAGAAGTGTCATTTCGTTATTTTTAACTCGTATTTCAGAATCGAAAGATTGCGTCGCTTTTCCTGGAGGTGCGTTCTCTCCTGCCCTACCTAGGAATGAGTTTTTTTCAACCCTTAATTTTAAAGTAATTTGCTCATCTTTTGAAACAAAAGGCTTAATTGTTACGCTTAGATTGGCTTCTGTTGGCTTCCAAGTTCCAGACTGTGTTATTGTAGGGTTCAATCCTGAATTAAAAATATTATTTCTGTTCAAAATAATAACTGGTTTTCTCCTATGGTTAAACGTTGCTTCATGACCACTTAAAGTTGCTATTTTAGGAGTAGATTCCAGTTTTACTATTGAATTATTTTCTAAATACTGTAAACTCGCATAAAACTGCTCTGTAACTTTTCCTAAATTAAAAATACCAAAACCATTAAAGATATCTATTAAGTTTTTGACAGACTTCGCATTCAAATTGACATCACCAGTAGGAAATAAAATACCAGAGGTTACTCTATCTTTTCCATCAGGATCTAAACCTGCTTTTAATCCTGTTTGAATGTCATGAGATTTATTATACTGAACAATAAAAACTTCCAATTGTACCATTGGGACTACGATATCAATTTGATAAATATAGAGTCGCAATTCTTCAATTTTGGGCTTGGACCCAGAAACAATTAAACCATTTAATTCTGGAAATTCTTTAACTTCGAGATCTTTTTTAATTCTGCAGGAATAGAGTTCATCACACTTTTCAATAGTTCTATTCTCTAATTGAATTAATTCTGTCTCACGCAGCCCCTCTTCACTTCTTTTCCCTATAAAATAAAACCCAGAATCGTCTTGATTGTAAGTATACTCTTTACCTCGAAAAGCAATATTAAAAGATCATTAAAACTAATTTCGCTAGCCACTAATGTTTTTTTATATCGTCTGGTAAGGAATACATGTAATAGTTTAGCTTCAACTGCTCTGCTGCTTCCATTAAAAGGTCGGTAACTTCTGCTTCTTTAGCATTAATATTTAGAAACCCAGAGTTTGAAGTGGTTACTTCATAAAACCCTTCTCCTTCAGATTGCCCTGTATTATTTTGTGTTCCTTTTCTTCTTCTGTTGATATATTCGAATTAGTGACAACAGTTTTATCTCTTTTGGTGTTTCGTCTTTTTCAATAAAATAAGAACCATTTTCATTTTTAGTGACTTTAAACCGTTGGATTGCCCAATCATGTTTAAAATATCATCAAATGGCCTATTTTGAAAGTACCCTGTGACTTTAATACCTTTAACAGCAGGTGAAATAATAATATTTTTTCCAGATTCCTTGGTTATTTTTTCTGCTACTCCTGGTAAAGAATCATTTTTTTAAATTTACAGACAAAAATTGATTTGCTTTGTTGTATTTAACGTCTATAAGTTTTCTACGCGCTTTTCTATGACTTTTTCTTTTTCCTTTTGCTTCTTAAAAACAATAAATTGATTTACAAATTCAACTTCAATATTGTGCTGCTTAATTAAGAAAGTCAAAACCTCCTTTACAGGAACGTCAAAATAATTACTCTCTACTATTGTGTTTAAACTTGGGTCAACATCGACATTCAACTTATGTTCTAACGCCAACGAACTTATAAAGGTGTATAAATTAAGACCTGTGACTTCAGATTCTACTTTCTCGTTAAGTCCAGGCTGCTCTTAGACAGTACTCAAATTTTTGCTCTATCTCATTTAATGTCAGTTGTTGTCCCTGACATAATAAGCAAAAACAACATTAATACTATAACTGTTTTTTCATATTATCCGTTTATCAATATCGCATATACTTCTTCTAATGAGGTCTCCCCACTAGCAAATAGCTTAAATGCTTTATCTGATAGTTTTTCTATATTTTCTATTCTATTTTGCTCTAAGTTTTGAGCATCTGTTTTTATTCTATTGGCTAACTCTTGATTTACAGGGATAACTTCGTAAATACTCGACGTCCCTTATAACCTGTGTAATAACATGCTTCACACCCCTTAGCTTTATAATGCGCTTTAATTTTGTGAGGCGGATTGAAATTTCTTGGGAGTTCTTTTTCATCAAAATCATGCACTTCTTTGCAAGACACACATAATTTTCTTAATAAACGCTGTGCCACCGAAACGTTTAATGTTTCAGCAATTAGAAAAGCAGGTACACCCATATCTACTAACCTAGAAATGGTTCCTAAAGCCGAGTTTGTGTGTATGGTAGACAAAACCAAATGTCCAGTTAAGGATGCTCTAATCGCCATTTTAGCTGTTTCTGCATCTCTTATTTCACCCAGCATAATAATGTCTGGATCCTGTCTTAAAAAGGAACGTAAAGCACTCGTGAATGTTAGCCCAATATCTTCTTTAAGCTGCACTTGATTAATGCCTTTAAGTGTATATTCTATAGGGTCTTCAACGGTTACAATATTGCTTCTAATTTTATTTAAAAGCTTTAAAGTTGCATACAGTGTGGTTGTTTTTCCCGATCCTGTTGGCCCACTTATTAATACTATACCGTTAGTGTTTTTAACCCCTTCAAGATAAATTTCTTTTTCTTCAGCTTCAAAACCAAGTTGATCCAAATCTATGTTTGAAGCATCTTTTCCTAAAATACGCATCACTATTTTTTCGCCATGCAATGTTGGTAAAATAGACACACGAATATCAAAATCGCTATAATTTATTCTACCGTCTTGAGGTAAGCGTTTTTCGGTAATATCAAGATTTGCTTTAATCTTAACTTTATTAACGAGTTCTAAATAATTTTCTTTTGGGATTCTGTATTTCTCAATAAGTAAACCATCGATTCTTAAACGTACTCTCGCTTCTTCCTCATAAACCTCAAAATGAATATCACTACTAGACATTCCTTTTGCTTCAAAAATGAGATTTTCTAGAAAATCTTCGTTATTTAAATTTACTGTTTTGTCTTCTGTTTTATATTCGTTTTTACGATAATATACCGATAATGCTTTCGAAATCCTCTGTTCTGAAATCGGCATTAATTTTATAGAATACCCAAGAATCATCTCTAATTCTTCAAGACTATCGTTAGTATTAGAATCTGCAGTATATAAAATTAACTCATTATTAGAAATAGCACTGGGAATCACTCTATAGTGCTGAGCAACTTCAGCATTTATTAGTTGCTGTATCTCTACGCTAATATGGATGTCATCGCTATTTACCATAAAATGTTGTGGGTATAAAACAACTCTGTAGTAGTGGCTTTGTTTAACAGAATAAAGACTAATAAATAGAGAGAGAGGTAGCCTGCTAAAGGCACGTGTAACTCTTTCCTTTTATTAAAAAGCAAATGGCATAGTGCAGAAAACAACATGCCTGTAATAAAGAATAGAATATAAGTGGTTGAATAAAACAAAGGGATTATCGCTATAAAAAAGATAATGTCACCTAAGCCTATTGCACTATTTATTGGATTGATTATTTTTTTAGACTTTATTGAAAAATAGATAAAAAGACCTAGCAAGACTAAAAACAAAAAGCTTGAGGTTATGAATAACTCGTTAAAATTTTGCTTTAAATATATAAAACGGCTAAGACCTACAACAAACAAGGCTAAAGGTAAAACATAGTGAATAGCCCTATGCTTTACATCCTGAACAAGGATTAAAAGTAGGATAACAATAAGTATTATGGTAGTAGTTAGGAGCAAAAATTTAATCTTTGACGGTTTCTAAGAGAATTTTTCTATGGTCAATTTCCCAAGTATTGTAATTACCATCATCATCAAAATCTTTAACCGAAACTGCTCTGGCTTTAAATGTATTAACAGATGCGTCTATAATTTCAATCTTGTAAACGCCTTGCCCTCCCTGATCTATTGTTAATTCTTGTTCAAAGCCTATTTCTTCAAAACTTGAAGAATATTTAGAAAACCTGAAGTTATAGCTTTTTTCTAATCCATATAAATGATTGAGCATTTTTTGAGCTTCTATACTTCTGGCTTGTGCCACAACTGACGTTTGATTAGGCAATACCATCATTAATAATATACCTATTATAGCTAGTACTATTAAGATCTCTGTTAAAGAGTAGGCCTCTAAATATTCCTTTCTATTTATTTTCTTATTCATATCATTGAATATTAATGGTTTCGATGTCTTTAGCAGGTAATAATTCGCGAAAATATCACTTTTTTTATTCTTACACGTCTCTTAGCCTATAATTTTACTTAAATCAAACATTGGTGAATACATAGCCACCATTATCACACCAACAATTAAACCGATAATAATTATTATTAAAGGTTCGAGCACGACACCTATCATCTTCGTTTGATGTTCTATTTCTTCATTGTATTGCTCTGAGAGTCTTTCAAACATGTCATCGAGCTTGTTTATTTGTTCTGCCACTTTAATCATGGAAACAAACTTATAATCATAAATGCGATATTTAGACAAACTTTCTCCCAAAGCACTTCCTTTTAAAATATCACTTTTTACTGCCTCAAGACTGGTTTCGATAGGAAAGAAATCAATCATCTTATGCGTTAAATCTAATGACATGACTAAAGGCGTTTTTGCTGATAACAGCAAACTAAGCGATTGGCATAACCGTGATAAATAGATTTTTTTGATTAAGGCTCCAAAGAAAGGAATCCGTAAAACCATTTTAGACGTAAAATGCCTATACCATTCTTTTTCTTACTTAAGTGATGAAACGCAATAATCGCAAGAACACTAAAAATAAAAACACCAGAAAGGGTTGAAAAGTTGTGAGAAAGATTGATTATTTTTTGAGTTAGTGGTGGTAGTTCCGCTCCAAACTGTTTAAAAACAGATGAGAACATAGGCACGACATTATTCATCATAAAATACAAGACCCCAAAAGTCACTGCCAGTACAAAAGCAGGATACGTAAACACAGAAATGAGTTGCCTTTTCATTTTTATCTTACGATCAAAATACTTTTGTAATTCTATAAGTACTTTGTCTAATTTTCTGGTCTCTTCTCCTATTTTTACACTAAAATACTCATAAGCAGAGAATTTTTTACTCTGCTTCATAGCTTCGTGTAAAGACTTACCCTGCACTACTTCTTGTTTAATCGTGGTAATTAGTGCGCGATCTGTTTTGCTCTTATATTGTTCTGTAATAATTTCCAGCGCTTGCTTAAAGTCTATTCCAGACTGTATGAGTAACGCCAGTTCTTTATAGAAGCGTTCTTTTTTCTTATCTGAAAATCCAGACACAAAACGCACGTCTCGGTCTAGAAAACTCGTTTTCTTAGTTTTAGACACGCCCTTTTTAGTGTATGTCGCTAAATCAATTCCCATGCTTAAAAAATCGCTTATTTATTTGGTTTGCAACACCAACATCTTTAAAATAAACCGCTTTAAGATCTTGTTCTAAAAAATTATAAGTGAGCGTGACTTGTTTTATACCTCTCTCTAATAGTTGATTTTCCTTTTTAAAATCAAAGGCTTTTATCGCTACTGAAAAGGTGTCAATACTGGTTAGTGACCCTCTAATCAATCTATTTTTAGTATACGTGTATTTTAAACTATCCCCTTTTGATATGAGTAACAACACATTATTCGAAAACTGGATATCGTTTGCATTGTGCAAGTCTCGTTTTAAAGCGGTATCTAATTGATTGTAATTATTAATCTCCTCTGTTAAATGACTATACGCATACAACTGCTTAGACAATAAGGTAAATATAGTGTACACCATCACTATTATAATACTCATAATCGCTAGACTCATTACCACCTCTAGGATAGTAAAGGCTTTTATTTTTTTAGTTGTTGGTTTCAAATGGTTTTACTTTAACTAAATATTTAAAGGTTTCTTTTTTGTTTTTGGTTTCTACACGAAAAGCCACTTCTTTTAAAAACACACTGTAGTCATTAACCGTTTTATCAATTTTAAATGATTTATAATCATAGACTTCATCTTCAAAAGCCTGTTGTTCTATAGTTTCTAAATGTAGCTGCGTGACTTTTTGCATCGCTTTATAGTAACTCACTTCGTAATCAGAGTCCAAGAGCTTCACATAAACCATCGTTGCTATAAAAACGCAGATGGAAATAATGGCAATCGCCATGACAGATTCTATAAGCGAACTGGCCTGTAATTTATAATTCTTTAATAAGTTCATATACTCTTGTATTATTAGCAAATAGTGGCAAACCAACAAAGGCACTTGGTAACTCTTTTTTATTTATACTACCATTAACCAAATAATTCTCATAAGTACCCCCATCTGTTTTTAAATAAAACCGATCGGTATACACCGTACCCGTTACTTTGCCTTTAAGTTGGGTTTTCCCATAGCAATACACATCACCTACCACTTCTGCATCTTTTTCTATCGTTATCAAGCGCTTTAAAGACCCCTCGTAGGTATTCCCTGTTAAAACCACACCGCCTGCGATTTTACTGTGTTCATCTATAAATATTTCAATACTTTTGTCTTCATTGTCATTATTTAGATAAATACTAGAAGGGTATTGTAAATGTACCCGCTTTTCTAAATGGACTCGTGCTTTAGCAAACACTTGAACACTACCATTAAAACCAGAGCTAAACGTGACTTTTGGCGCTTTAATAAGCACGTCTTTTAATTTTGCTGTTTCTTTTATCACCAGTGAATCTTTAGACTGAATGATAAAATTTCCAGATAATGTTACCTCACTTAAATGGGTGATCCCATCAACAATAACAGTTATCGTAGGCTCATAAAAACTATTGTACAGTGGTTTATTTACAATTTCTTCGTAGTACAGTTCTCTTTCGCTCATTGTAAACCGAGCATCTGCTTTCCATTCTAATCTAGGTAACCTATCGCTAGAGTGTCCTATTTTCCCTTCTATTAACTTACCTCCCGTAAAGTTCTGGTGGCTTAAATAGGCTTGTTCCACACCATAACTAGAAATTTTAACATCGCCCACTACACGTGTTTTACCTCCTATTTTTAAAGGGGCATTGTATTCTGTTAAATACAACGCTAAGTCTTTTTCTGTTGTTTTACTCCCAATAAGGCCTGTTTTATAAAGCGTGTCGTTTTTAAAATAGGTTTTGGCTTTTACGAGATCATAGAACCCCCATTTTGATAGTGTGTAATTCGTGGTTAGTCGATTATCGTCACTAATAATACTTCCTTTAGAAGTATTTGTTGTCGTATTTAACAGGTCTATAAATTTTAGAAAACTAGAGTTGCTGTAGTTTACTAACTCGTTTTCTAAAAAAAACTGTTGTTTTAATCGGTATTGGTAATTAAAAATAAGAATAAGACTCCCACACAGTAGCGAGACCACTAAACATATAAAAATAGCATACAATAATGAACTAGCCTTTAGCATTAGTATTCTCTTTCTTACTAAACAAACGTTTTAGAAACGGCTCTTTTTTTGGTTGCTGGGTCTTTTCTTTTTTAACAGTTTTCTTTTTATTTTGTGTTAAAGGCTTTGGTGTCTTTTCTTTTAGCTCACCCTTTTCTTCCGTTTCTTTTTTCTTAAACAGACGTTTAAAAAACGACGGTTTTTCATCTATAGTAATAGAGTCTTTTACAACCTGTTTCCCTTTTTTATATCGAAGCGTATCCTTTGCAATATAATCGATCCATTTTCCGTTTTTAATATCGTTTTTATAACGCCCTCGTGTTACCACATTCCCATCATCACCATACAATTCAAATTTGCCATTCAATTTCCCATTACTATAGTGCTCTACTGTTTTTAATTGACCGTTTTTAAACCAGCTTTTCCATGTTTTGGTTTTTAGACCATGATTAAAGACGCCTTTCTCTGCTAGTTGATTGGTAATGTAATATTGTATGTACTCACCATGTAACAAATCGCCACTATACCCACCTTTAGATTGTTGAATATTATTAGACTTATACCAATAATACGTTCTACTAGTATTTGTATGCGTGGGCTCTTTAGTGACCATAAAGTCTTCTTTAAAGGTTGTGGTTTGTATCTTTTTTTGGTGCAGGGATTCTTTACTTGCACCACAGGATACTACCAGTAAAATAATAAGTAGGAGTTTTATTTTCATTCGTTTAGCTTCTAAAGCTGCGAAATTACACAATTTATTTTTCTAACAGAATAACTAGGTCTATTTCTATATTATTTTATGCATCAAAAAAGTGCGTTTTTAGCATAAAGTGGTTATTATTTACTATTTTTATAAGGTATAAGTTCTTTTATTTATTGATTTCAAGACATATTAGATTACTATCCTTTTGGGATGCTATTACCTAATAGACATAAAAGTAGCTCTAGCTATCGCTATGGCTTCCAGGGGCAGGAGAAAGATGATGAGCTTAAAGGGGAAGGGAATTCTATGAATTTCACTTTTAGGATGTATGACCCTAGAATTGGTAGATTTTTTACTGTTGACCCTTTAGCGAAACAATATCCTTTTTATTCACCTTATCAATTTAGTGGTAACAATGTTATATCTCACAAAGAGCTTGAAGGCGGAGAAGAATTAATTGCGATTACACCAAAGGAAGAAGGGGCTTCTTTTTTCTCTACAGTAAACGGTGAAGCGATTTCAGTAGGTGTAGTGACAAAAGGATTAGAAATCATTGGAGAAAAAGCAACTGCTTTTTCTTATTCTTTTGCATACAAAGAATTAGGTAAAGGAAAATTAAAAGGAACAAACGGTAAGATATATACTGTTAATGAGTTAATAGTTAGAGATGTAACGTTGATAGATGGAACTGTTGTTGAGGATATTACCATGGCAGCTAGAAATTTAGGAAATCAGCACTTCAATACTAAACAGATAAATCAAGTAGAAGCATTTAGAAGTAGGTCTCTTAAACATCTTGGTAGTGTTTTAGAGAAAGTTGGAGATGGTTGGGATGTAGTTTCATTAGTCAGTGAGACAGCTAACAATGATGGTCAAGTAGATGCAAATTCTCTATTAGGAACAGGTATAACAACATATATAGCCTCTTCTGGTGGTTTCTTACCAGCTTTAGCGGCAGGGTTAGTTATTGACTTACTAGGAAATGAAGCTCAAAAAATGATAGATGACATAAAAGAAGCTAGAAGAGATTATGTACTAAATGTATCTAGAAACAATCCTGTTTCATCTTTACAGAATGTTGTAGGAAATGGTGTTATTAAAGATAATTTTGAAGTTATAAGTTTACCAACGTCTTTATTAGGTGATTTTTTAACTGGACAAATTAAAACTAAAGAAGAGTTAGATAATGCTATTTGGAGTGATGAAAACGCAATGTTACAAAGAGATAGTGCTATTTTAATTGAATACTCTGATGATGGAGAAAGTATTCGTGTGCATAGAGCATACCTCAATACGGAAAACCGTGTTGAATCAAGTCCAAAAACTAAATCAGATAAAAAATAAATTTGTGTATTATTTTATAACAATATTAATAATTGGTGTAATTATATTTTTTCTCAATCAAAAATTGAAATCAGATAGTTCTTCTTTATTGCAAGGAAAAAAATTGGCAATAGAAAGAATAAAAAATAATGGAACAATTATTGAGTTAGATGCAGAGAATTGTGAAGTAATAAAAAATGATACTATATTAAAGCATAATTATTATGAGTCCTCTGAAACATATGGATTGAAATTTTTGAAGATAGCCAAGTATAATGTTAAAGATAAATATCAGATACAATCATTATTGGTTTGTAGATATATTAATTCAAAAGGTCTTGAACAAAAATTTGTGAAACAAATTCCTATGGATAGCACAATTTTAAGGATTAAAATAAATATGCAAAAAAAAGTAAAAATTCACATTAATGCTTTGAATAATAACTACTATATCGATTTAAATTTTTTAAATAATTAAATATGAAATATTTCCTTTTTTTTATTGTCTTTTCTTTTTTCACAAATGAAAATGAGTGCGAGATTGATTTTAATTCAGTTGGAATAAATGACTATGATTTAAACATTTCTTGTTCTGACTTAAAAAATATTATACCAGAATTAAAAAAAGATTCTAATAGTAAATTAGATGATGATATATCCATTTATTCTTATATTATAAATCAAAAGATACTCAATATAAACAGAAAAGTTGAATACTATTTTGCTTTTAAAGAAGATAAACTACAGGCTTATGTTTTTAATGTTTATTCCGGAAGAGATATAAAATATTATAAATTTTTTGTTAAAAAAGCTAGGGAAAATAACGCTTTTATATCCGAAAAAGGAACATCTTTTTTGGAAACAAAAAACAATTGCGAAAAATTTTTAAGAATAAAATCTAATCCTAATCAAATAATAATCTTTGGAGGCATTAGTAAAATAGGGAGTTATTGGTAATGCCCAGCTTGCGCTCGTCTGTGACGAGTGCCATGTCGAGTAAGAAAGAAATTAGACAAAAAGCTTTTACAGGAATGTAAAGGCTTTTCGTTTTAAAAAATCTCTCACCCTCAACAACAATTTACAATTATATAAAATAGTTACATTTACAGTCAGATAAAAGAACCCATGAAAAAGCCAGAACCTGTAATTCCCTTATTCAAAAAATTCATTCGTGAAACGGAAACAGGGAAGCGTCTTAAAAAAAATGGAGAGCGTATAAAGAAAGGCAGTATAGAGAATTACAAATACACACTTAACAATCTTACAAAATTCTCGATAGAGGCTGGTTTTGAATTGCGCATTTGTGACGCTTCTAAGCTTAACAAACGGGAGTTAACATCGGAGAAAAACTACTGGAAAAAGTTTTATAAAAAATTCACAGAATATCTTTATAAAAATGGCTGTTATGACAACTATGTTGGCGCAAACATCAAAACCATTCGCACCTTTTTCAATTATCTAAAACACGATAAAGATATTAATACAGGTGACTTCCAACGGTTGTTTTATGTCCGCAATGAACAGGTAGAAATTTTCGTGTTGTCTCCAGAACAGTTAAAATTTTTAATACACGACACTATTTTTGAGGAGTCTTTAACCCCAACTCTGAAACGCATCAAAGATATTTTTGTCTTTGGTTGTACTACAGGACTGCGGTATTCAGATATTTTCAATCTCACCAACAAAAACTTCGAGTTACAAGAAGGTGATTGGTATTTAAAAATAAAATCTCAAAAAACAAAAACGTATAGTTTTATTAAATTACCAGATTATGCTGTATCCATTTATAAAAAATATGAGCCTAAAAGCGCCAAAACAGCGGTATTTAAAAACATCACCTTGTTTAATTTTAATAAGAACTTAAAACTATTAGGCGAGAAAGCAGATTTTACTACTCCTGTTGCGATCTCTCGAGAAAAGCAAGGCAAAGCCTCGCAAGTTAATAAAAGTGCTGTAAAAATTACGCAAACACGTTTTTGTGATAAGATGAGTTCTCACATGATGCGGCGTACTGCTATTACTACTTTGTTAATTTTAGGAATGCCAGAGCATTTAGTTCGTAAAATTAGTGGGCATAGTCATGCCAGTAACTCCTTTAACCGTTATGTCCATTATGCACAAGTCTATGTGGATAAGGAGATTGAAAAGGTACATGAGAAATTGAATACTTATTAATTCTCTTAGTTTACAAGCTATTCTGCATTTTTCAGCTATTAATAATGAGAATAATCTTTTTTTCTTTGGTCAGTTCGGTTTTTGGGTAAATTTACAATGTGTTTAAAAATTAGACACGCTTCACAGAAGCGCGCCAATCTAAACATATGTCTTACGAGCGGGTTGAAAAGGTACATGAGAAGTTAAACAACTACTAATTTTATTATAAAATAATAGAAGCCTTCTTTTTTTATATAGTATTATAGGAGTTCATTACAAATCCCATCTAACGGAGATTAGAAATCTATTCGCTAAATAGCTTTATTGTAAATATTTTCACCAAATTTTATATAGTATTTACCACTTCTTTTATCAAATATTTGTTTTAAATCTTGATTGTTATTAATTTTAATGTTCTCAAAATTATTAGTGGTCAGATTTAATATGTATGAAGAATTTTTTGATTTTGAGACGTGAACTATAATTTTATCTTCTAAAAAAAATATTTGATTTTTATGATCTATCTTCTCTTTCAAAAACACTTCCTTTATAACCTGTCCATTATCTGATACTTGAATGACTTTTGTGCTGTTATGGTTATTACATATAATAACTAGTCTATCATTGTAAAAATATATATTTAAAATGTTTGCATTAAATGTTTTTTTCCATTTCTCTTTTCCATTAATCTTGTCTAAGCCAACCAGGTTGTTATTATACTTTACTACAAATAGACTATTTAAATTATAAATTTTAGAATTAAAAAATGTACCGTTACTAGTCTTTTTAAGAGGTATTTTTTTTTGCCACTCTTTCTTGTTATAAAAGCAAAAAATATTTAATGAATCATTTTTAAGATATGAAAAAACATTTCTTTTTTTCAAGGGGAGTGAGAGGCTATTATAGTCAGCATTTTCTGTTGAAAATATTGATTTTTCATGAAAAATATAGTTTTTAAAATTAAAAACACACCCCCTTTAAGGTCCTTAGTATAGTATGTGGTTCTATCAACTACATTAAATTCAAAAGGTGTATACTTATCTATACCTTCAAATAACTGCTTCTTTTCAAATTTCGCATTTTTATCCCTTATATTATTAACATATATAGTCTCTGACGAAGTGTTTTTTAATAAGTAAAACATTCCATTATCTAAAGAATATCTCAAACCAACATATTCATCTATAGGACTTTCTAGTATCTTCAATAATTTCTTGTCATCTAAATCAATAAAATAGAAAAGTATTCTTTTTTCAATACTTTCATTTTGAATTATAGATGATAAAATCAATATTCCATCCTCTATTGAGGTGTTTTTTAATAATACTAAATCATCATTATAAAATTCATATTTCTTTAAATCTAATATTGACTCAAAAAATGTCTCAGAAGATTTTGGATTACATCCAGAAAGAAATAATAACGATAGAACTAATTTAACCTTTAGGTTTTTCTGAAGGTTTTTCTTTAATGTTTTTTTCATAATATTCATTGACTTGTTTGTTAGCTCTTTTTACGTCGCTAAGCTGGTCTTCATTCAAGCTAGTATTGTTTTTTGTTTGATGTTTATCTGGGTATAACATAAACATTGGTATGTTATATCTTCCTACCGAACCAAATTCATCGTCTGAGCTTAGCAAGCTTACTCCAAAAAGCGAAAAGTCAGGAAAAAAATGTTTAGATATAGCTATATTACCCATAAGACCTGATTTAGTAGCTAAGCTATTTGCAAAAGACAAAGCACTTTTGTCTGCATTT
This window contains:
- a CDS encoding RHS repeat domain-containing protein; the encoded protein is MLDYYPFGMLLPNRHKSSSSYRYGFQGQEKDDELKGEGNSMNFTFRMYDPRIGRFFTVDPLAKQYPFYSPYQFSGNNVISHKELEGGEELIAITPKEEGASFFSTVNGEAISVGVVTKGLEIIGEKATAFSYSFAYKELGKGKLKGTNGKIYTVNELIVRDVTLIDGTVVEDITMAARNLGNQHFNTKQINQVEAFRSRSLKHLGSVLEKVGDGWDVVSLVSETANNDGQVDANSLLGTGITTYIASSGGFLPALAAGLVIDLLGNEAQKMIDDIKEARRDYVLNVSRNNPVSSLQNVVGNGVIKDNFEVISLPTSLLGDFLTGQIKTKEELDNAIWSDENAMLQRDSAILIEYSDDGESIRVHRAYLNTENRVESSPKTKSDKK
- a CDS encoding type II secretion system F family protein, with translation MSLDLTHKMIDFFPIETSLEAVKSDILKGSALGESLSKYRIYDYKFVSMIKVAEQINKLDDMFERLSEQYNEEIEHQTKMIGVVLEPLIIIIIGLIVGVIMVAMYSPMFDLSKIIG
- a CDS encoding GspE/PulE family protein is translated as MVNSDDIHISVEIQQLINAEVAQHYRVIPSAISNNELILYTADSNTNDSLEELEMILGYSIKLMPISEQRISKALSVYYRKNEYKTEDKTVNLNNEDFLENLIFEAKGMSSSDIHFEVYEEEARVRLRIDGLLIEKYRIPKENYLELVNKVKIKANLDITEKRLPQDGRINYSDFDIRVSILPTLHGEKIVMRILGKDASNIDLDQLGFEAEEKEIYLEGVKNTNGIVLISGPTGSGKTTTLYATLKLLNKIRSNIVTVEDPIEYTLKGINQVQLKEDIGLTFTSALRSFLRQDPDIIMLGEIRDAETAKMAIRASLTGHLVLSTIHTNSALGTISRLVDMGVPAFLIAETLNVSVAQRLLRKLCVSCKEVHDFDEKELPRNFNPPHKIKAHYKAKGCEACYYTGYKGRRVFTKLSL
- a CDS encoding type IV pilin protein; this translates as MNKKINRKEYLEAYSLTEILIVLAIIGILLMMVLPNQTSVVAQARSIEAQKMLNHLYGLEKSYNFRFSKYSSSFEEIGFEQELTIDQGGQGVYKIEIIDASVNTFKARAVSVKDFDDDGNYNTWEIDHRKILLETVKD
- a CDS encoding type II secretion system F family protein, producing MGIDLATYTKKGVSKTKKTSFLDRDVRFVSGFSDKKKERFYKELALLIQSGIDFKQALEIITEQYKSKTDRALITTIKQEVVQGKSLHEAMKQSKKFSAYEYFSVKIGEETRKLDKVLIELQKYFDRKIKMKRQLISVFTYPAFVLAVTFGVLYFMMNNVVPMFSSVFKQFGAELPPLTQKIINLSHNFSTLSGVFIFSVLAIIAFHHLSKKKNGIGILRLKWFYGFLSLEP
- a CDS encoding type II secretion system protein J, with the translated sequence MKPTTKKIKAFTILEVVMSLAIMSIIIVMVYTIFTLLSKQLYAYSHLTEEINNYNQLDTALKRDLHNANDIQFSNNVLLLISKGDSLKYTYTKNRLIRGSLTSIDTFSVAIKAFDFKKENQLLERGIKQVTLTYNFLEQDLKAVYFKDVGVANQINKRFFKHGN
- a CDS encoding prepilin peptidase; the protein is MLLTTTIILIVILLLILVQDVKHRAIHYVLPLALFVVGLSRFIYLKQNFNELFITSSFLFLVLLGLFIYFSIKSKKIINPINSAIGLGDIIFFIAIIPLFYSTTYILFFITGMLFSALCHLLFNKRKELHVPLAGYLSLYLLVFILLNKATTTELFYTHNILW
- a CDS encoding type II secretion system protein GspD; this translates as MRLYIYQIDIVVPMVQLEVFIVQYNKSHDIQTGLKAGLDPDGKDRVTSGILFPTGDVNLNAKSVKNLIDIFNGFGIFNLGKVTEQFYASLQYLENNSIVKLESTPKIATLSGHEATFNHRRKPVIILNRNNIFNSGLNPTITQSGTWKPTEANLSVTIKPFVSKDEQITLKLRVEKNSFLGRAGENAPPGKATQSFDSEIRVKNNEMTLLGGLDELTRENSGTGVPFLSRIPVLKWFFSGRSKRNRNQNYIF
- a CDS encoding toxin-antitoxin system YwqK family antitoxin; this encodes MKIKLLLIILLVVSCGASKESLHQKKIQTTTFKEDFMVTKEPTHTNTSRTYYWYKSNNIQQSKGGYSGDLLHGEYIQYYITNQLAEKGVFNHGLKTKTWKSWFKNGQLKTVEHYSNGKLNGKFELYGDDGNVVTRGRYKNDIKNGKWIDYIAKDTLRYKKGKQVVKDSITIDEKPSFFKRLFKKKETEEKGELKEKTPKPLTQNKKKTVKKEKTQQPKKEPFLKRLFSKKENTNAKG